Proteins encoded by one window of Ostrinia nubilalis chromosome 23, ilOstNubi1.1, whole genome shotgun sequence:
- the LOC135083417 gene encoding la-related protein 6: protein MDARPPHEPDEGIAADTRASTDDHDSDSASDAGSGNGKDSGCEVAPDAAEPPYAPPDDELAARIVAQVEFYFSDANITKDAFLLKHVRRNKEGYVSLKLISSFKRVKHLTKDWRVVAEALKRSTKLEINEPGTKLRRTEPLPPYDETTPSRTVVAVRMPIDRPTVENVSRLFASCGEIALVRVLRPGNPVPADVRQFLNKNPSLVNCVCALVEFTESESAREALRLQSVEEEGMRVYELNGVPREPKRKAPIRRAAPRRHECEYSSCCSGSEPEYDFRYGAPFYRRSSSGFFAPRSPEIQTWVPRRASTCSHSSDSGVSLYCGSRRASAASSGSGDGWLARRLSGCSLGGGECARRLSCAPRLEPRAPLVPDGTRGFHAAARQRRISDLALYSR from the coding sequence ATGGACGCGCGCCCTCCCCACGAGCCCGACGAGGGCATCGCCGCCGACACCCGCGCCTCCACCGACGACCACGACTCCGACTCCGCCTCCGACGCCGGCTCCGGCAACGGCAAGGACTCCGGCTGCGAGGTGGCGCCCGACGCGGCCGAGCCGCCCTACGCGCCGCCCGACGACGAGCTCGCCGCCCGCATCGTGGCCCAGGTCGAGTTCTACTTCTCCGACGCCAACATCACCAAGGACGCCTTCCTGCTGAAACACGTCCGCCGCAACAAGGAGGGCTACGTCTCCCTCAAGCTCATCTCCAGCTTCAAGCGCGTCAAGCACCTCACCAAGGACTGGCGCGTCGTAGCTGAGGCGCTCAAGCGGTCCACCAAGTTAGAAATCAACGAGCCTGGCACCAAGCTGCGCCGCACGGAGCCGCTGCCGCCTTACGACGAGACCACCCCGTCCCGGACGGTCGTGGCCGTGCGGATGCCCATCGACCGGCCCACCGTCGAGAACGTGTCCCGACTCTTCGCGAGCTGCGGAGAGATCGCGTTAGTCCGCGTGCTGCGACCCGGCAACCCGGTCCCGGCCGATGTGCGACAATTCCTGAACAAGAACCCGAGTTTAGTTAACTGTGTGTGTGCGTTAGTCGAGTTTACGGAATCAGAATCCGCCAGAGAAGCTCTCCGTCTGCAGAGCGTGGAGGAGGAAGGGATGCGAGTGTACGAGCTCAACGGAGTGCCAAGAGAGCCGAAGAGGAAGGCGCCGATCCGGCGCGCGGCGCCGCGGAGGCACGAGTGCGAGTACTCGTCGTGCTGCAGCGGCTCGGAGCCGGAGTACGACTTCAGGTACGGCGCGCCGTTCTACCGGCGCAGCTCGAGCGGGTTCTTCGCGCCGCGCTCGCCCGAGATCCAGACGTGGGTGCCGCGGCGCGCGAGCACGTGCAGCCACTCGTCGGACTCGGGCGTGTCGCTGTACTGCGGCTCGCGGCGCGCGTCGGCGGCCAGCAGCGGCAGCGGCGACGGCTGGCTGGCGCGGCGGCTGTCGGGCTGCTCGCTGGGCGGCGGCGAGTGCGCGCGGCGGCTGTCGTGTGCACCGCGCCTGGAGCCCCGCGCGCCGCTGGTGCCGGACGGCACGCGCGGGTTCCACGCCGCCGCGCGCCAGCGCCGCATCTCGGACCTCGCGCTGTACTCGCGCTAG